The following proteins are encoded in a genomic region of Hyla sarda isolate aHylSar1 chromosome 3, aHylSar1.hap1, whole genome shotgun sequence:
- the LOC130360695 gene encoding protein spinster homolog 1-like has protein sequence MASPQDPLLKEEEEAMEDHSDMDVEKGDIPERQNLPSLSVMSTARSIITVVILAFVNLLIYANRSSVAGVLPYIQKAYDTNASLSGLLNTLFIGSYVLVAPIAGYLGDHCNKKYTVCAGVIVWLSMTLTLSFIPDGYFLLFLLTSGLVGAGEATFCTIAPSIIADLFTSDQRTRMLNVFYSVIPVGCGLGYIIGPKVTDAASGDWHWAFRVTPGLGLIAVALMILVTKELPRTTTNGKKNNKSQKFAKWATDLKKLFKNRSFMLTTMGSTAVSFIVGAIGVWGPSYLTHARTLLQEKDPCRAEPCDYHDILIFGVVTVVSGILGVVAGTEISKRYRKSNPRADPLVCGCAMMLSAPFLLLALTFGNISLVATNIFIFIGETLLSVNFTLISDIILKVVTPWRRSSALAVQMTIYHLLGDAGSPYLIGLISDTYERGYAKSPLLKYRSLEYALMTCTIMAVIGGAFFMATALYIERDEKEAEMESEPPSSSSSSLLPADEDRASD, from the coding sequence atggcctctccacaagacccattgctgaaggaggaggaagaagcaatggaggaccatagtgatatggatgtagaaaagggcgatatccctgagaggcagaacctgccatctctaagcgtgatgtccaccgcacgttccatcatcaccgtagtgatcctcgcctttgttaatttgctcatctatgcaaatcgctccagcgtggcgggggtgctgccttatatacagaaagcatatgacaccaatgctagtctgtccggcttattgaatacattgttcattggaagctacgtgctggtcgcaccaattgccggatatttgggcgaccactgtaataagaaatatactgtttgcgcaggagtcatcgtttggctgagcatgacacttaccctgtcattcatccctgacgggtacttcctgctcttcctgctgacgagtggactggttggagccggagaggcgactttctgcaccatcgccccctccatcattgcagacctttttacaagtgaccagcggacccgcatgctgaacgtgttttactccgtcatacctgtgggctgcggactaggatacatcatcgggcccaaagtgactgatgcagcaagcggcgattggcactgggcatttcgggtcacccctggcctgggcctcatagctgtggctttgatgattttggtcacaaaggagcttccaagaacgactacaaacgggaagaagaacaacaaatcccagaagtttgccaaatgggcgacagatctgaaaaaactatttaaaaatcgaagcttcatgttaaccaccatgggatcgacggcggtatccttcatagtgggagccataggtgtatggggtccgtcatacctgacccacgcacgaacactcctacaagagaaggacccttgccgtgctgaaccgtgtgactatcacgacatcctaatatttggtgtggttacagttgTTTccggaattctgggagttgtagcagggacggagataagtaaaagatatcgcaaatccaacccacgggcggacccgcttgtgtgtggatgcgcgatgatgctctccgccccttttcttctgttggcattgacttttggcaacatcagcctcgttgccacaaacatcttcatcttcatcggagagacgcttctgtcagtaaatttcaccctcatatctgacattatactaaaagtagtaactccgtggaggagatcttcagccctggccgtgcagatgacaatctatcacctcctaggtgacgccggcagcccgtacctcatcggcctgatatctgacacctacgaacgaggatacgccaaatcccctcttctgaaataccgcagcctggagtatgccctcatgacctgcaccataatggcagtcatcggaggggccttcttcatggccacggccctatatatagagagggacgaaaaagaagcagagatggaatcagaacctccgtcatcctcctcctcctcactgcttcctgccgatgaggaccgcgcttcagactga